In one window of Clavelina lepadiformis chromosome 4, kaClaLepa1.1, whole genome shotgun sequence DNA:
- the LOC143452852 gene encoding tektin-3-like, whose translation MEMAGSTLTATYTRPKSVGHNFLPSISTMTASYKSHAPPHALTQSLSLPWRPSTYYKVAQVNPTLGKYQRSFPSTLDKIPPLSASNRTALFTRYTPDDWFKSNVTNYRTSESWRNSAERLRADTARLVQDKDQLTFRTQQETSKNLGERVSDITFWKSEIQHEIENQIAETNALLEVKKRLERALSETEGPLQTAQECLYHRERRAGIDLVHDDVERNLLKEVDVIKSCQERMRRHIDKSVQQLSNNRAAQHELERDHSDKYSALRIDSRCHVLRNTSDGIAYHRGVEKVDATVSVPETWAKFSDDNLLRSQSERAASAKLRDDIENLLNITSNEMWTQFNNVNVSFTNRIAETADAKNKLQMHLAKTLQEMFSTEQTIAHIKRAIAEKDSPMRVAQTRLDERTRRPNVELCRDPSQLRLAGEVMTIDDTINVLKSRLREAEDTLQGLVHTKASLEHDLSVKANSLFIDQEKCMGMRKTFPSTPRLVGYS comes from the exons ATGGAGATGGCCGGATCTACACTCACTGCCACTTACACCCGACCGAAGTCCGTTGGACACAACTTTCTCCCATCCATCAGCACCATGACGGCGAGTTACAAAAGCCACGCACCGCCCCACGCCCTCACCCAGTCCCTCAGTCTACCATGGCGCCCCAGCACTTACTATAAGGTCGCCCAAGTTAACCCCACTCTCGGCAAGTATCAAAGGAGCTTTCCGTCGACTCTGGACAAAATTCCACCCCTGTCTGCCAGCAACCGCACCGCCCTCTTCACTCGTTATACCCCGGACGACTGGTTCAAGTCCAATGTAACCAACTACAGGACCTCGGAATCTTGGAGAAACAGTGCCGAACGTCTCCGTGCGGACACGGCACGCTTAGTGCAGGACAAGGATCAGCTAACTTTCAGGACCCAGCAGGAGACGAGCAAAAATCTTGGCGAGAGGGTCAGTGATATCACCTTCTGGAAGTCGGAAATCCAGCATGAAATCGAAAACCAAATCGCCGAGACAAATGCTTTGCTTGAAGTAAAGAAACGGTTGGAACGAGCGTTATCTGAAACAGAAGGTCCACTTCAA ACTGCTCAAGAGTGCTTGTACCACCGCGAACGACGAGCTGGAATTGATCTTGTGCACGATGACGTGGAAAGGAACCTTTTAAAG GAGGTTGACGTCATCAAGTCTTGCCAGGAAAGAATGAGACGTCACATTGACAAATCTGTGCAACAGTTATC CAACAACCGTGCTGCGCAGCACGAACTGGAAAGAGATCACAGCGATAAGTACAGTGCTCTGCGCATCGACTCTAGATGCCATGTGTTGAGAAACACGTCTGATGGCATTGCTTATCATCGGGGCGTGGAAAAGGTCGACGCCAC CGTCTCGGTTCCAGAAACTTGGGCTAAATTCAGCGATGATAACCTTCTTCGATCTCAAAGCGAACGAGCAGCATCTGCAAAACTTCGAGATGATATTGAGAATCTACTCAATATTACCag CAACGAAATGTGGACGCAATTTAACAATGTCAACGTGTCGTTCACAAATAGAATAGCTGAGACGGCTGATGCAAAGAATAAGCTGCAAATGCATCTTGCTAAG aCACTGCAAGAAATGTTCTCCACCGAGCAAACAATTGCTCATATTAAGAGGGCAATTGCTGAAAAAGATTCGCCAATGCGAGTCGCTCAAACTCGTCTCGACGAACGAACAAGGAGACCAAATGTTGAATTATGCAGAGATCCATCACAACTAAG ACTGGCAGGCGAAGTGATGACCATTGACGACACTAtcaatgttttgaaatcacgCTTACGTGAAGCAGAAGATACCCTACAAGGATTGGTGCATACCAAGGCGTCTTTGGAACACGATCTTTCTGTCAAGGCTAACAGCTTGTTCATTGATCAGGAGAAGTGCATGGGAATGAGGAAGACATTTCCAAGCACCCCTCGCCTGGTCGGATACTCCTAA